gaattatggtctaatcttaaaaattgatcaataacaaaaaaattaagaaaaaaggtaaaataaattttattctttattaaatattaaatttttattttagtctctataaaaaaaatctcaattttttagtcataatttttttaattcatttttagtccttattttaaaaagtttctttgtaaaacaaaaaatatttataatcttaAAAGAAGTCctatatattcaaaatagaggttaaaagtgaataaaatattttcaaggactaaacttaaaatatcgtaattttacaagaattaaaaatatatttaacaaaaaatcgccctcatttatcatattataaaaaattaaacattcacCACTTGGAGGATATGAACTCCTTGTACAACCTAATGGCTGATCCTGAGTAGATGTTATGATCATCTTTATTTTTTGGATGTGATAATAGcttaaataatatcaattagataatatatatatatatatatatatatatatatatatatatatatatattttatattgaattgcCATTAATCAAGTTATCTTCTTCCTTTTAAAATCGAGTAGTTTTGACTCATAAGAAGAGGGATGTGCCTGAACCTATCTAGTTACCCGTCTCGTCCCAAATTATTTTGAAgacaaatgattattttttgttattattaattaactctttaaaaaaattatcaatcaaattcctaatttaataatttataattttaaaaattatattatgagTTACTATTATTGAATAGATCGATAAGTGGTAATTTATTATGACTTTCTTTACGTTTAATTGTCTTTTttacgtaatttttttttactatttgaCGTCTCCTATTAAAATCAATTcaatctcttttttattttgtgtccttaataaattcaattaattagatttgatcaaattaaaatttaaaatttaatccgATCAGATTTTAAGATCGAATTATTTATACACCcaattattaataatgattataatttttgataatttttaaattttcatcgaTGTAGAACTCAGCTAACTTTTTCCGTTTTACATGTTATATTCGGTCAACACGTCAATGAGCTGAAATTATCATGATGGTGTTGATTACAACTTCGATGCAAGTCATACCTTTTGTTTGTATCAATATGGACATTCAATTCCAATTAATTTCTATGGCGTTTtcaaattgtttttgttttcttttcacATGCAGCTGAATTGCAAGTAATCTGGATTCTCTGTATTAATAAAACTTCATAGTAAAAACTTACTAAGATAGTTTCAAATCATCTCAACCATTAAATGTGTGATTGCAAGGTACAACTTTAACTAATTGATATGAAAACTTCTAATGTAAAAAAAGAATTACACGTTCATTTTTTCAAGTTTAACTATTTGATAAGAATTACTCccagaaatttcattttttttattaatatattaaacttGCATTTCGTCCAAATTAACCATTAAACTCTTTCTACTGCTACAATAGTGTTTatgattcaaaataataataactaaagtTATGAGAGGGAGGGATTAACATAGCACAGATATATATCCGTAAAATAACATCATGCACACAATGACACCTAGTGAAGTGAGAAAACATCTCATACAAACAGAATCCTTGGACAAAATCCAATTCCAAAATTTGTCTCAAAAAAcagaatttaaaaaagaaaaaacagaaCAACGGAATCTAAATCATTTTCTAATAGAATCTCAACCCTTGCATACACACAACAACCTTAAACACAAGATACTAAAACAAGACTAATTCACTATCTTTTATAATTTGAgatatcaataaattaataatgaacGATGTCaactattaattattgattaaacACACAATCAATAAATTAACAGTAAACAATTTCGACCATTAGTTATTGATCAAAAGATGTAGACATGTAACTCTTGCTTATACAATAAACTCAAACAAAATTCACCCTTTCTATTATATGTTTGGTATGAGTATGACAAACATGCACCTAGTCTTCAAACTTCAGCAAACAACCTTGGAACAAAAGAGAACCACTTAAAACCACAGCTACATTTGGAAGGCAAAGAAGGACACTTAGGAAGCCAATGCCAAGTCCTTCTAGAAACCAAGTAATACAAAATCTCTGGCCAAGTATAACAACAAATACAAATCATTCCTTCATGCCAAAAACAATAAACATGTTCATAATTATGATAACAAACTGACACAAATTTCCTACACATAAGATCAGGCAAACTCTGAATTTCAATCCAATTCCCTTCTTCACTCATTTCCCACAATTTAATACTCCTTGAAATTCCATTGTTCCCAACCCCACCaatcaaaaacaattttttccccTCTCCAACATCATCATTAACACTAACCAATCTTACAAAAGTTAATTGACTAGGTAATTCTCCAATGGGTCTCTCCCATTTACTATTTTCCAAATCAAAGTATACGACAGAAAAAGGTTCTGTTGTAGCAAAATACAAACACCCATTAAAGTAAACACCTTGTTGATGAGGGTTGTCACTTAGAATTGGATCAAAACCTTCAAAACTTCTCCAAGTTAGAACCTTTGAATCATAAACAAAAGCAGTAGTTGAAGCTGATTTAGAAGAAAGGACAAAAATTATATACCCTTTTGGAGTTGTAACAAATGTAAGATGTTCGATGTGAAAAGAGAAACTTGGGTATTGAATTTTTCTAGAGGATTTTGCTAAAAGGTTAAAAACGAGTAAAGAACATGAAATTGAATCTGATAAACAAAAAAGACCACCAGAAGAGACAAGGGTAGTGAAAGAAGGTGAAGAGTGAAGTGAATCAGAGAAAGAAAGAGAGATATTACGCCATGTGCCAAGGTTACAATCATAGAGAGGAAAGTGACGATGGAATTGAGGGTGAGAAAGTAAGAGAAAAGAAGAGAAAGGTGAAGAAGAAGGTGAATGTTTGGAAATGAAAGAAGGAGAGAAAATAAGAGGCCAAAAACCTTTGCAAGTTGATCTTAGATTCAAGAAAGTTTTGAGAGGAAGAAAAGAGAGGATGTATTCGAGAATTTCAGGTGGTAATCTGCTCCAAATTTTGGGATCCATTAGAAGGGATCTAGTGATGATGGTGTTGTGATTGTTCTTTGTGACTATGTTGAGGTTCTTTGAGTTCTTCATTGGAGTTTACGAGATTTGTGTCTTCGGTTTTGTACTTTGGTGGTTTGGTCGGATTTCGTGTTTCATCTCAAACCAGAAAACAACTTTTAAAACTGCtttatataatttcttaataaacaaaattcccaaaattgCATCACGCTcttttaagagagaaaaaaacccaagttccatttttttttttacaaatttttttgatgtattttaaataacacaaattcaatatgataaatatatatataaactcaaattgttaaaattattaatataaaataataaaataactacgaattaataaaatcaaaatagtcAAATATACATATCTTTTAATCTATAGTTTTAATTGTTTTGTTATTATGTGAAATAgtaatatatcaaaattgatatggttatttaaaaatacaatatcaTACTCACATTTGAAAATCAcaatgaaagaaaattaaatatatataaaaatcatttatttaaataaataaaataaaaggaatgtGAGTAATTTGTCTAAATAAACAATTACATTCAAcgaatgaaaaagaaaaagaaaggaatacTTGCACTTAGAATATAGAGATAAAGCCTAAAAAGG
The genomic region above belongs to Cicer arietinum cultivar CDC Frontier isolate Library 1 chromosome 4, Cicar.CDCFrontier_v2.0, whole genome shotgun sequence and contains:
- the LOC101514468 gene encoding F-box/kelch-repeat protein At5g43190: MKNSKNLNIVTKNNHNTIITRSLLMDPKIWSRLPPEILEYILSFLPLKTFLNLRSTCKGFWPLIFSPSFISKHSPSSSPFSSFLLLSHPQFHRHFPLYDCNLGTWRNISLSFSDSLHSSPSFTTLVSSGGLFCLSDSISCSLLVFNLLAKSSRKIQYPSFSFHIEHLTFVTTPKGYIIFVLSSKSASTTAFVYDSKVLTWRSFEGFDPILSDNPHQQGVYFNGCLYFATTEPFSVVYFDLENSKWERPIGELPSQLTFVRLVSVNDDVGEGKKLFLIGGVGNNGISRSIKLWEMSEEGNWIEIQSLPDLMCRKFVSVCYHNYEHVYCFWHEGMICICCYTWPEILYYLVSRRTWHWLPKCPSLPSKCSCGFKWFSFVPRLFAEV